A section of the Myxococcus xanthus genome encodes:
- a CDS encoding magnesium transporter CorA family protein, translating into MRAMPLAWERYGMIQVCLVKDGQLLTGGEELLGEEGRKWIDVLHPTEEVLARLAAQFGLHKLAVEDCLHLDQRPKLEEYPNHQFVVLQGFTVTGKDICELTLHEHHFFLAKDWLISVHELPFAGHDTVMRRVKEDPQATLIRGTDFVFYMLADALVDAQFPILDTFSDEIEDLEAAIFDKPEKSHLQRIFAMKRMLVTFRRVLSPQRDVVGLLSRRGISHVHEKTTLYFRDVYDHLVRLYEQIDAGRDIIGNVIDGYLSMVANKTNDISKQLTIFATIFLPLSCIVGFFGQNFDRLYTNNAWYLMWASILGLPVGMVFWFKHKEWF; encoded by the coding sequence ATGCGGGCCATGCCGCTGGCTTGGGAGCGCTACGGGATGATTCAGGTCTGTCTTGTGAAGGACGGTCAACTTCTCACCGGTGGTGAAGAGCTGCTGGGCGAGGAAGGCCGGAAGTGGATCGACGTCCTTCATCCGACCGAGGAGGTGCTGGCCCGGCTGGCCGCCCAATTCGGTCTGCACAAGCTGGCCGTGGAGGACTGCCTCCACCTGGACCAGCGGCCCAAGCTGGAGGAATACCCCAACCACCAGTTCGTCGTCCTCCAGGGATTCACCGTCACGGGCAAGGACATCTGCGAACTGACGCTGCACGAGCACCACTTCTTCCTGGCGAAGGACTGGCTCATCAGCGTCCACGAGCTCCCCTTCGCGGGCCACGACACCGTGATGCGCCGAGTGAAGGAGGACCCGCAGGCGACGCTCATCCGAGGGACGGACTTCGTCTTCTACATGCTCGCGGACGCGTTGGTGGATGCGCAGTTCCCCATCCTCGACACCTTTAGTGACGAGATCGAGGACCTGGAGGCCGCCATCTTCGACAAGCCGGAGAAGTCCCACCTGCAACGCATCTTCGCCATGAAGCGGATGCTCGTGACGTTCCGGCGGGTGCTGTCGCCCCAGCGCGACGTGGTGGGCTTGCTGTCCCGGCGAGGCATCTCCCATGTCCACGAGAAGACGACGCTCTACTTCCGTGACGTGTACGACCATCTGGTGCGGCTGTACGAGCAGATTGATGCCGGGCGCGACATCATCGGCAACGTGATTGACGGCTACCTGTCCATGGTGGCGAACAAAACGAACGATATCTCCAAGCAGCTCACCATCTTCGCCACCATCTTCCTGCCGCTGTCCTGCATCGTCGGCTTCTTCGGGCAGAACTTCGACCGGCTCTACACGAACAACGCCTGGTACCTGATGTGGGCGTCGATTCTCGGGCTGCCAGTGGGGATGGTCTTCTGGTTCAAGCACAAAGAGTGGTTCTGA
- a CDS encoding HAD-IIB family hydrolase, whose product MKALLKARVPRPLREADLSRVEGVFTDVDGTLTTGHKLRSETVRALERLSSAGLRVVLVSGRPAGWGEAWARQLPVDGVIVENGGLFFLKGAHGRLRKVYAEAPAERVANRRRLQSEVARVLKQVPGARLSMDSAYTEVDLAVDYNEEARLGAAGADRIESLLVARGVTAVRSSIHINCWLGRFDKLRATRRFARTAWGERLDPRDGRYVYAGDSFNDAPMFAAFGLGVGVANVRAVLDRIEAPPAFITRAPEGRGFEELARAILARRGRGAAREE is encoded by the coding sequence ATGAAGGCGCTCCTGAAGGCACGAGTCCCGCGCCCGCTTCGCGAGGCCGACCTGTCCCGCGTGGAGGGCGTCTTCACCGACGTGGATGGCACGCTGACCACGGGCCACAAGCTGCGCTCGGAGACGGTGCGGGCGCTGGAGCGCCTGTCGTCCGCCGGCCTGCGCGTGGTGCTGGTGAGTGGCCGCCCGGCGGGCTGGGGAGAGGCCTGGGCGCGGCAGCTCCCCGTGGACGGTGTCATCGTGGAGAACGGTGGCCTGTTCTTCCTGAAGGGCGCGCATGGCCGGCTGCGGAAGGTCTACGCGGAGGCGCCGGCGGAGCGGGTGGCGAACCGGCGGCGGCTCCAGTCCGAGGTGGCCCGGGTGCTCAAGCAGGTGCCCGGCGCGCGGCTGTCCATGGACAGCGCGTACACGGAGGTAGACCTGGCGGTGGACTACAACGAAGAGGCCCGCCTGGGGGCCGCGGGGGCGGACCGCATCGAGTCCCTGCTGGTGGCGCGAGGCGTGACGGCCGTGCGCTCGTCGATCCACATCAACTGCTGGCTGGGCCGCTTCGACAAGCTGCGCGCCACGCGGCGCTTCGCGCGGACGGCGTGGGGCGAACGGCTGGACCCGCGTGACGGCCGTTATGTATACGCGGGGGATTCTTTCAACGACGCCCCGATGTTCGCCGCCTTTGGACTGGGCGTGGGCGTGGCCAACGTGCGGGCCGTCCTGGACCGCATCGAGGCGCCACCTGCTTTCATCACCCGGGCGCCCGAGGGGCGGGGCTTCGAGGAACTGGCTCGCGCCATCCTGGCCCGGAGGGGCCGCGGCGCGGCCCGTGAGGAGTGA
- a CDS encoding class I SAM-dependent rRNA methyltransferase, translated as MNVVKLELARGLGRHLRAGHPWVFRKALEHVPKIPAGSVVDLTENGKFVARGYYDPHSAIAVRVLTRDSRDTVDAGFITRRVRQALSERTALIDLTDTDSYRLIHGEGDGLPGVVVDLYAGWAVMKLYSAGLTPYRPLLIEALKAGVPGLKGIIGRDEVGRDDVDEDEGRGSGKMLFGHEAPELIPIRERGATFLVDAWKGQKTGFFLDQRENRYLIRRLGKGRDVLNCFSFSGGFSVNAALGGANSVFSVDQDPDAIALARENFTRNGIAAEKHDFLAADVFKIIQSFKDEGRTFDLIILDPPAFAKSQRAVQAAIDGYASLNRQALAILRPGGLLATASCSARVSPDDFMGAVREAGFKAGVDLALVEERYQPPDHPVRLQFPEGKYLKFYVLQSV; from the coding sequence GTGAATGTCGTGAAGCTGGAACTGGCGCGCGGACTGGGGCGCCACCTGCGCGCGGGGCACCCGTGGGTGTTCCGCAAGGCGCTGGAGCACGTGCCGAAGATTCCGGCCGGCAGCGTGGTGGACCTGACGGAGAACGGGAAGTTCGTGGCGCGCGGGTATTACGACCCGCACTCGGCCATCGCCGTGCGTGTGCTCACGCGCGACTCGCGTGACACCGTGGATGCGGGCTTCATCACCCGGCGGGTGCGTCAGGCCCTGTCCGAGCGCACGGCGCTCATCGACCTCACCGACACGGACAGCTACCGCCTGATTCATGGCGAGGGCGACGGCCTGCCGGGCGTGGTGGTGGACCTGTACGCGGGCTGGGCGGTGATGAAGCTGTACTCCGCGGGCCTCACACCGTACCGGCCGCTCCTCATCGAGGCGCTGAAGGCCGGCGTGCCCGGGCTCAAGGGCATCATCGGCCGTGACGAGGTCGGCCGCGACGACGTCGACGAGGACGAGGGACGCGGCTCCGGGAAGATGCTCTTCGGCCACGAGGCCCCGGAGCTGATTCCCATCCGCGAGCGCGGGGCCACCTTCCTGGTGGACGCCTGGAAGGGGCAAAAGACGGGGTTCTTCCTGGATCAGCGGGAGAACCGCTACCTCATCCGTCGGCTGGGCAAGGGCCGCGACGTGCTCAATTGCTTCAGCTTCAGCGGCGGCTTCTCCGTCAACGCGGCGCTGGGTGGGGCCAACAGCGTCTTCTCCGTGGATCAGGACCCGGACGCCATCGCGCTGGCTCGGGAGAACTTCACGCGCAACGGCATCGCCGCGGAGAAGCACGACTTCCTGGCGGCGGACGTCTTCAAGATCATCCAGTCCTTCAAGGACGAGGGCCGCACCTTCGACCTCATCATCCTGGACCCGCCCGCCTTCGCGAAGAGCCAGCGCGCGGTGCAGGCGGCCATTGACGGGTATGCGTCCCTCAACCGGCAGGCCCTGGCCATCCTCCGGCCGGGTGGGTTGCTGGCGACGGCGTCGTGCTCGGCGCGCGTGAGCCCGGACGACTTCATGGGCGCGGTGCGCGAGGCGGGGTTCAAGGCGGGCGTTGACCTGGCGCTCGTCGAGGAGCGCTACCAGCCGCCGGACCACCCGGTGCGCTTGCAGTTCCCGGAGGGGAAGTACCTCAAGTTCTACGTGCTGCAGTCCGTGTAG
- a CDS encoding peroxidase, whose product MHLKDVEDRESDGHYGRLIRMAREVGSPVPQIWHLFAYKPRLGEALSRFTHEVMRGPSPLSPGLRELIAAYTSRGNQCLF is encoded by the coding sequence ATGCATCTGAAGGACGTCGAGGACCGCGAATCCGATGGCCACTACGGTCGACTGATTCGCATGGCCCGAGAGGTGGGCTCTCCCGTCCCGCAAATCTGGCACCTGTTCGCGTACAAGCCGCGATTGGGCGAGGCCCTGTCCCGCTTCACCCATGAAGTCATGCGGGGCCCTTCCCCGCTGTCGCCCGGACTCAGAGAGCTGATTGCCGCGTACACGTCGCGCGGCAACCAATGCTTGTTTTGA
- a CDS encoding DUF5818 domain-containing protein has translation MKLTGRVVFRDIETGVWVLEGDDGTTYQLAGGDRKLKKDGQRIEAEGRVDGDTLTSAMVGPIFHVSTYRFV, from the coding sequence ATGAAGCTCACTGGCCGCGTCGTGTTCCGTGACATCGAAACGGGGGTCTGGGTGCTGGAGGGAGACGACGGCACCACGTACCAGCTCGCTGGCGGGGACCGGAAGCTGAAGAAGGACGGTCAGCGCATCGAAGCCGAAGGCCGCGTGGACGGGGACACACTCACCAGCGCCATGGTGGGTCCCATCTTCCACGTCAGCACGTACCGCTTCGTCTGA
- a CDS encoding alpha/beta hydrolase has protein sequence MVQKGQFLERATLVPVGSEVMEGTTHRGSRAPPLLVIPPRPDEGGGMDHVIAAELVWAAANAGFPTLRFNHRGVGASQGKRGRDLELLADAEAAMQMLLENAGANALAVASLHGGAQVALALQAKHPAVGGLCLVAPALVAPEVLSRVTCPLLVVQGEEDTRLPRAAVSAAIARTGGDLEVIDDAGPTFQRNLPQVGRAVAAWLRRLSGG, from the coding sequence ATGGTTCAGAAAGGTCAGTTCCTCGAACGCGCGACGCTGGTGCCGGTGGGGTCGGAGGTCATGGAGGGCACCACGCACCGGGGAAGCCGAGCGCCGCCGCTGCTCGTGATTCCGCCCCGGCCGGACGAAGGGGGCGGCATGGACCACGTCATCGCGGCGGAGCTCGTCTGGGCGGCGGCGAACGCGGGCTTTCCGACGCTGCGGTTCAATCACCGGGGCGTGGGGGCCAGCCAGGGCAAGCGGGGGCGGGACTTGGAGCTGCTGGCGGACGCGGAGGCCGCCATGCAGATGCTGCTGGAGAACGCGGGGGCCAACGCACTGGCGGTGGCGTCACTCCACGGGGGCGCCCAGGTGGCCCTGGCGCTCCAGGCGAAACACCCCGCCGTGGGAGGCCTGTGTCTGGTGGCCCCGGCCCTGGTGGCGCCGGAAGTCCTGTCCCGGGTGACGTGCCCGCTCCTGGTGGTACAGGGGGAGGAGGACACCCGGCTGCCGCGGGCCGCCGTCTCCGCCGCTATCGCTCGGACGGGAGGCGACTTGGAGGTCATCGACGATGCCGGACCTACCTTCCAGCGGAACCTTCCTCAGGTCGGCCGAGCTGTCGCGGCCTGGCTGCGGCGGCTCTCCGGCGGATGA
- a CDS encoding type II CAAX endopeptidase family protein, whose protein sequence is MEDAPPSDVAPPPPGPPSGTRLSTSPKWLAVVSAAFALGAFILVGGTVQLANPAFGIWFTELVVFLGLGWVMLRNAGWRPVLYTGLLPAPRAATVFGFLLGVANFFALVVPIQFLAQSVAPEWLTRMFDSSKLFADQTPLELAIILTGVSVAAPFCEEFFFRGIFQRGLTPPAPAPTTAPLVISAVVFSAFHLDPVGFLARTELGLLFGWLYLRTGSLWPAIGAHAANNLVSSVLFLSAKALGTDASEATSEATDPRLVLVLAAAGWAGMSALLAYARRQPGVWGPGARASDEEAQEPGPTPSLVRLMLPWVVGATVSLGLLVAVDSRGLALNFYDAQHPLPTLESPQAPALHAERKALSALRASARRGELPMEAYYEERERQIRAHRIQTGPGLKP, encoded by the coding sequence TTGGAAGACGCCCCCCCCAGCGATGTTGCGCCCCCTCCACCAGGGCCGCCCTCTGGCACCCGCTTGAGCACAAGCCCCAAATGGCTCGCGGTGGTGAGCGCCGCGTTTGCACTCGGCGCGTTCATCCTCGTGGGCGGCACCGTCCAGCTCGCGAACCCAGCCTTCGGCATCTGGTTCACCGAGCTGGTCGTGTTCCTGGGCCTGGGCTGGGTGATGCTGCGCAACGCGGGCTGGCGCCCTGTCCTCTACACGGGGCTGCTGCCAGCGCCGCGAGCGGCCACTGTCTTCGGATTCCTCCTGGGCGTGGCGAACTTCTTCGCGTTGGTGGTCCCCATCCAGTTCCTGGCCCAGTCGGTGGCGCCAGAGTGGCTGACGCGGATGTTCGACAGCTCGAAGCTGTTCGCGGATCAGACGCCGCTGGAGCTGGCCATCATCCTCACGGGTGTGTCGGTGGCCGCGCCCTTCTGCGAGGAGTTCTTCTTCCGCGGCATCTTCCAGCGAGGCCTCACCCCACCGGCACCCGCGCCCACCACCGCGCCCCTGGTCATCTCCGCCGTGGTGTTCAGCGCCTTCCACCTGGACCCGGTGGGCTTCCTGGCTCGCACGGAACTGGGCCTGCTCTTCGGTTGGCTCTACCTGCGCACCGGCTCGCTGTGGCCCGCCATTGGCGCCCACGCGGCCAACAACCTGGTGTCCTCGGTGCTCTTCCTGTCCGCCAAGGCACTGGGCACGGATGCCTCCGAAGCGACGTCTGAAGCGACAGACCCCCGCTTGGTGCTCGTGCTCGCCGCGGCGGGCTGGGCGGGCATGAGCGCCCTGCTCGCCTACGCGCGACGGCAGCCTGGCGTCTGGGGTCCCGGCGCACGCGCCAGCGACGAGGAGGCCCAGGAGCCCGGCCCCACGCCTTCCCTGGTGCGACTGATGCTTCCCTGGGTGGTGGGGGCCACGGTGTCTCTGGGCCTGCTGGTGGCCGTGGACTCGCGGGGGTTGGCCCTCAACTTCTACGACGCGCAGCACCCGCTGCCGACGCTGGAGTCCCCCCAGGCCCCCGCGCTGCACGCGGAGCGTAAGGCGTTGAGCGCGCTCCGCGCCTCGGCGCGCCGAGGGGAGCTGCCCATGGAGGCCTACTACGAGGAGCGGGAGCGGCAGATTCGCGCGCACCGCATCCAAACCGGGCCAGGGCTGAAGCCCTGA
- a CDS encoding ARPP-2 domain-containing protein yields the protein MTDARLIQRLEPAGLRLAPSQVWGGIRLVPVLRDEVRGDLRMSLRTYDDVAAVVSVKGGLKEPGLKYISYVPHGLVMTWGNRQAEAVYGTQLQPEDGKRLKAGPFSIRLLHRMVHREDRRQLRMLPLHLAMEGFLSLQFGGPEIAWAEYSREGLSRGLAPRSEGSVPGWASPMLDGALRTFEIHPQQVGLLLFNADVLLSAFVVAHPDDYRALHRTLVEDFYGDLLLQYGFLGDAPELGLTLDDARVSSLEDLRNEVHRMRQDWADFHGFMAGSLFGASMSSTGVYKAGGFLLQRFHTSLDPAEENHIGEAIVGTDGTLEYLKTYRLSAAQTRRAYLLSQLAQCDWHLEDTAERLRTTVSDLSLRLRNAGFGYLLKDSVLEAVQRKHRR from the coding sequence ATGACGGACGCACGGCTCATTCAACGGCTGGAGCCCGCGGGCTTGCGGTTGGCTCCGTCTCAGGTCTGGGGCGGCATCCGGCTGGTGCCAGTCCTGAGGGACGAGGTGCGTGGCGACCTCCGCATGAGCTTGCGGACGTACGACGACGTGGCCGCGGTCGTCTCGGTGAAGGGTGGGCTGAAAGAGCCTGGCCTCAAGTACATCTCGTATGTTCCTCACGGCCTGGTCATGACGTGGGGAAACCGTCAGGCGGAAGCCGTCTATGGAACGCAGTTGCAACCCGAGGACGGGAAGCGCCTGAAGGCGGGCCCCTTCTCCATCCGGCTGCTGCATCGGATGGTGCACCGTGAAGACCGCCGCCAGCTTCGGATGCTCCCGTTGCATCTGGCCATGGAGGGCTTCCTGTCCTTGCAGTTTGGCGGGCCGGAGATTGCCTGGGCTGAGTATTCACGCGAGGGCCTCTCGCGAGGCCTGGCCCCTCGCTCCGAGGGCTCGGTCCCTGGGTGGGCTTCGCCCATGCTGGATGGGGCGCTGCGCACCTTCGAAATCCATCCACAGCAGGTGGGTCTGCTGCTGTTCAACGCGGACGTGTTGCTGTCGGCCTTCGTCGTCGCGCACCCGGATGACTACCGCGCGCTCCACAGGACGTTGGTGGAGGACTTCTATGGTGACCTGCTGCTCCAGTACGGATTCCTGGGGGACGCGCCCGAACTGGGGCTCACCCTGGATGACGCTCGGGTGTCCAGCTTGGAGGACTTGCGCAATGAGGTGCACCGCATGCGCCAGGACTGGGCCGACTTCCACGGTTTCATGGCCGGGAGCCTCTTCGGTGCCAGCATGTCGTCCACCGGTGTCTACAAGGCGGGCGGGTTTCTCCTCCAGCGCTTCCACACCTCGCTGGACCCGGCAGAGGAGAACCACATCGGCGAGGCCATCGTCGGTACGGACGGCACCCTGGAGTACCTCAAGACGTATCGCTTGTCGGCGGCACAGACGCGCCGGGCTTACCTGCTGTCACAGCTTGCCCAGTGCGACTGGCATCTGGAGGACACGGCGGAGCGTCTGCGAACCACGGTCAGTGACTTGTCCCTCCGCCTGCGAAACGCCGGATTCGGCTATCTCCTCAAGGACTCCGTCCTCGAAGCCGTCCAGCGGAAGCATCGCCGCTGA
- a CDS encoding alpha/beta fold hydrolase, whose product MLTVTVDGVPLHYRDEGKGPPVLLLHAFPLNGSTFDKQVKALSGRYRFIIPDIRGFGESALGDGPTEMFRIARDALSLLDALNLDTVVVGGVSMGGYAAMALLREDAGRVSGLVLMDTQATADDAEGKARRETSAIQALEVGVEPIIQAMLPKMVAAGPDSPVAQEVAALMRAASPASVAAALRGMALRPDSKDMLARYAGPALVIVGEHDALTPPAKAKEIAGLISGAKLEVIPDAGHLANQEQPDRVNAVLDAFLTSLQGRGA is encoded by the coding sequence ATGCTGACCGTCACCGTGGATGGTGTCCCCCTGCACTACCGGGACGAGGGCAAGGGCCCACCCGTGCTGCTGCTGCATGCGTTTCCGCTGAATGGCAGCACCTTCGACAAACAGGTGAAGGCGCTGTCGGGGCGCTACCGCTTCATCATCCCGGACATCCGAGGCTTCGGAGAGAGCGCGCTGGGCGACGGCCCCACGGAGATGTTCCGCATCGCGCGTGACGCGCTGTCGCTGCTGGACGCGCTGAATCTGGACACCGTGGTGGTGGGTGGAGTGTCCATGGGGGGCTACGCCGCCATGGCCCTGCTGCGCGAGGACGCGGGGCGCGTCAGCGGGCTGGTGTTGATGGATACGCAGGCCACCGCGGATGACGCGGAGGGCAAGGCGCGCCGGGAGACCTCCGCGATACAGGCGCTGGAGGTCGGCGTGGAGCCCATCATCCAGGCCATGCTCCCCAAGATGGTGGCCGCGGGACCGGACTCACCGGTGGCGCAGGAAGTGGCGGCACTGATGCGCGCGGCCTCCCCCGCGAGCGTCGCGGCCGCGCTGCGCGGCATGGCCCTGCGCCCGGACAGCAAGGACATGCTGGCGCGGTACGCGGGCCCGGCACTGGTCATTGTGGGCGAGCACGACGCCCTCACCCCGCCGGCCAAGGCGAAGGAAATCGCCGGACTCATCTCCGGAGCGAAGCTGGAGGTCATTCCGGATGCAGGGCACCTGGCCAACCAGGAACAGCCCGATCGGGTCAACGCCGTGCTGGATGCCTTCCTGACGTCGCTTCAGGGGCGCGGCGCCTGA
- a CDS encoding S8 family serine peptidase, translating into MRKVRWTLGGAALALTLSAACASASREQDTPPPANLRALDARDVVAGAIVVDFKDGTTKAEFDAWEADWGVDLELNSVESADEALTVAVGVDDVDGVLERIRQHPAVEAAEPLMEVRASFTPNDPHFAQQWNLRMIDMPKAWERNRGKGVVVAVLDTGIAYEDHGDFKQAPDLKGVKFVKGFDFVNDDEHANDDHGHGTHVAGTIAQATNNGEGVAGVAFEATLMPVKVLNHFGGGNTADIADAIRFAADKGANVINLSLGGGAYSQVMASAVEYARKKGVTVVAAAGNGGRATVEFPAAYPGAVAVSAVGPDGVLAPYSSYGKELDIAAPGGDKRRGDQGGILQNTLDPRDVSRFVYASYQGTSMATPHVAAVAAMLYAAGAKGPDEVEQALYAGAKKSADQAWSEQYGHGLLNAEASLASLRGGGLAQWPPLYWALALLAFVLLTLRGRARPGYLNVLVRPAFLIPLLLSTVGAFFLRGWFGGAEGAAGDVVQVASLPLPDWERIIFGRGRTVNPLFYSALIPLLLSLPAIKWRGLRSAMGGLALGFAGFLAYTAWAGAPALAWLPFAFLAKPWLGFNTVICLVIARAMLQKEDA; encoded by the coding sequence ATGCGGAAGGTGCGATGGACCCTGGGGGGCGCGGCGCTGGCCCTGACGCTGTCGGCCGCCTGTGCGTCCGCTTCTCGTGAGCAGGACACGCCTCCCCCTGCGAATCTGCGGGCGCTCGATGCGCGGGACGTGGTGGCGGGCGCCATCGTCGTGGACTTCAAGGACGGCACGACGAAGGCGGAGTTCGACGCCTGGGAGGCCGACTGGGGCGTCGACCTGGAACTCAACTCCGTGGAGAGCGCCGACGAGGCCCTCACGGTGGCGGTGGGCGTGGACGACGTGGACGGGGTGCTCGAGCGCATCCGCCAGCACCCCGCCGTGGAAGCCGCCGAGCCGTTGATGGAGGTCCGCGCCAGTTTCACGCCGAACGACCCGCATTTCGCGCAGCAGTGGAACCTGCGGATGATCGACATGCCCAAGGCCTGGGAGCGCAACCGGGGCAAGGGCGTGGTGGTGGCGGTGCTGGACACTGGCATCGCGTACGAGGACCACGGCGACTTCAAGCAGGCGCCGGACCTCAAGGGCGTGAAGTTCGTGAAGGGCTTCGACTTCGTCAACGACGACGAGCACGCCAACGACGACCACGGGCACGGCACGCACGTGGCGGGCACCATCGCCCAGGCCACCAACAATGGCGAAGGCGTGGCGGGAGTGGCCTTCGAGGCGACGCTGATGCCCGTCAAGGTGCTCAACCACTTCGGTGGCGGGAACACGGCGGACATCGCGGACGCCATCCGCTTCGCGGCGGACAAGGGTGCGAACGTCATCAACCTGTCCCTGGGCGGCGGGGCGTACTCGCAGGTGATGGCCAGCGCGGTCGAGTACGCGCGCAAGAAGGGCGTCACCGTGGTGGCCGCGGCCGGCAACGGCGGGCGGGCGACGGTGGAATTCCCCGCGGCCTACCCGGGCGCGGTGGCGGTGTCGGCCGTGGGGCCGGACGGTGTGCTGGCGCCCTATTCCTCCTACGGCAAGGAGTTGGACATCGCCGCGCCGGGTGGTGACAAGCGCCGGGGCGACCAGGGGGGCATCCTCCAGAACACCCTCGACCCGCGGGACGTCTCGCGCTTCGTCTACGCGTCCTACCAGGGCACCAGCATGGCCACGCCGCACGTCGCGGCGGTGGCGGCGATGCTCTACGCGGCCGGCGCCAAGGGACCGGACGAGGTGGAGCAGGCCCTCTACGCGGGCGCGAAGAAGTCCGCGGACCAGGCGTGGAGCGAGCAGTACGGCCACGGCCTGCTCAACGCCGAGGCGTCGCTCGCGTCGCTGCGCGGCGGCGGCTTGGCACAGTGGCCGCCGCTGTACTGGGCGCTGGCGCTGCTGGCGTTCGTGCTGCTGACGCTGCGAGGCCGTGCGCGGCCGGGCTACCTCAACGTGCTGGTGCGGCCCGCCTTCCTCATCCCGCTGCTGCTCTCGACGGTGGGGGCCTTCTTCCTGCGCGGCTGGTTCGGGGGCGCTGAGGGGGCCGCAGGAGACGTGGTGCAGGTGGCGTCGCTGCCCCTGCCGGATTGGGAGCGCATCATCTTCGGCCGGGGCCGGACGGTGAACCCGCTGTTCTACAGCGCGCTCATCCCGCTGCTCCTGTCGCTGCCGGCCATCAAGTGGCGGGGGCTGCGGTCGGCCATGGGGGGCCTGGCGCTCGGCTTCGCGGGCTTCCTGGCCTACACGGCCTGGGCCGGAGCGCCGGCGCTGGCGTGGCTGCCCTTCGCGTTCCTTGCCAAGCCCTGGCTGGGCTTCAACACCGTCATCTGCCTCGTCATCGCCCGCGCGATGCTCCAGAAGGAGGACGCATGA
- a CDS encoding carboxymuconolactone decarboxylase family protein translates to MKAVLEDVATAPISEAEKALFAFVDTLNHRAAQVGRDDIAHLKDAGWTDEALFDTVTVCALFNFYNRWIDGTGVQDMPAEMYQRSGQRMAATGYAPPPPPAKPEE, encoded by the coding sequence GTGAAAGCGGTCCTGGAGGACGTGGCGACAGCCCCCATCTCCGAGGCCGAGAAGGCCCTCTTTGCCTTCGTGGACACCCTCAACCACCGTGCGGCGCAGGTGGGACGGGACGACATCGCACACTTGAAGGACGCCGGGTGGACAGACGAAGCCCTCTTCGACACCGTGACGGTGTGCGCGCTCTTCAACTTCTACAATCGATGGATTGACGGCACCGGCGTTCAGGACATGCCCGCGGAGATGTATCAGCGCAGCGGGCAGCGGATGGCCGCCACAGGCTATGCGCCGCCGCCACCACCCGCGAAGCCCGAGGAGTAA